The following proteins are encoded in a genomic region of Arachis ipaensis cultivar K30076 chromosome B02, Araip1.1, whole genome shotgun sequence:
- the LOC107626472 gene encoding transcription factor RAX2, translating to MGRAPCCDKANVKKGPWSPEEDAKLKEYIHKHGTGGNWISLPQKAGLKRCGKSCRLRWLNYLRPNIKHGEFSEDEDRMICYLFASIGSRWSIIASQLPGRTDNDIKNYWNTKLKKKMMPIMMDPNNNNKPHPQITLLSILQNSSSTQHSPSPSSPPPFISNTTATNNNNDTYYYYHPHEPIISYSSSSDLILNANSSSSTSSDSIIFQSQQQESYMDNNTIDHQNYHQEPAEQVGYCGDDYYYDYGTFVDHIVANNNHNNYHYSGVEDAQKFMHFNGGRGNVGTEKQSSTLLEENPLDNYGIDETKELVLSNNNFLFDHN from the exons ATGGGAAGAGCTCCATGTTGTGACAAGGCAAATGTAAAGAAAGGTCCATGGAGTCCTGAAGAAGATGCAAAGCTCAAAGAGTACATTCACAAACATGGAACTGGAGGAAACTGGATTTCTCTCCCACAAAAAGCTG GTTTGAAAAGATGTGGGAAAAGTTGTAGACTTAGATGGCTTAATTATCTTAGACCCAATATTAAGCATGGAGAGTTTTCTGAAGATGAAGATAGAATGATCTGCTATCTCTTTGCCAGTATTGGAAGCAG ATGGTCAATAATAGCATCTCAGTTGCCAGGAAGGACAGACAATGACATCAAGAACTATTGGAATACCAAGCTTAAGAAAAAGATGATGCCAATTATGATGgaccctaataataataataagcctCATCCCCAAATTACCCTTTTGTCCATCCTCCAAAATTCATCATCAACACAACATTCTCCTTCTCCTTCATCTCCTCCACCATTCATATCAAACACAACCgccactaataataataatgacaCTTATTATTACTACCACCCTCATGAGCCCATTATTTCTTACTCATCATCAAGTGATCTTATCCTCAATGCCAATAGTagttcttctacttcttctgatTCTATCATCTTTCAATCTCAACAACAAGAATCTTATATGGATAATAACACCATTGATCATCAGAATTATCACCAAGAACCAGCTGAACAAGTTGGATATTGTGGTGATGATTATTACTATGATTATGGTACCTTTGTGGACCATATAGTTGcaaataataatcataataattacCACTATAGTGGGGTAGAAGATGCACAAAAGTTTATGCATTTTAATGGTGGCAGGGGTAATGTGGGGACAGAGAAACAAAGTAGTACCTTGTTGGAAGAAAATCCATTGGATAATTATGGAATAGATGAGACTAAAGAGCTTGTATTAAGCAAcaataactttttgtttgatcACAACTAG
- the LOC107628073 gene encoding uncharacterized protein LOC107628073 translates to MDLYDGTTNPRHHLSNFKSRMYLAYASDTTRCKAFSPGIHEATTGLDVEEGQVCKLERSLYGIKQGSRQWNHMLHSVLVEAGYTKSAFDHYLFTKGTKFGFTALLVYVDDLVITGNDEKEINQIKRILDEKFKIKDIGDLKFFLGMEGTRSKKGIALYQRKYVMDLLKETRFEDCKPATTPLDYTVKLSREKEKLLKDHSGYRKLVGRLLYLVNTRPDISHAVRKLSQFLDCPTTQHMQAAHHVLKYLKGAPAIGLFFTSEVNYNLTGFSDSD, encoded by the exons ATGGATCTCTACGACGGAACAACTAACCCAAGAcaccatctcagcaattttaaaagtcggatgtacctagCCTACGCCTCTGACACTACTCGTTGCAAAGCATTCTCCCCAG GTATACATGAAGCCACCACAGGCTTAGATGTTGAAGAAGGGCAAGTTTGCAAGCTAGAAAGGTCGTTATATGGGATTAAACAAGGAAGTAGACAATGGAACCACATGTTACACTCAGTATTAGTAGAAGCTGGGTACACCAAATCTGCATTTGACCACTATTTGTTTACAAAGGGGACAAAATTTGGTTTTACAGCATTGCTGGTATATGTGGATGATTTGGTGATAACAGGCAATGATGAGAAGGAAATCAACCAAATTAAAAGAATCTTAGATGAGAAGTTCAAGATCAAAGATATAGGAGACCTCAAATTCTTCCTAGGAATGGAGGGTACAAGGTCGAAGAAGGGGATTGCTCTCTATCAAAGGAAGTATGTTATGGATCTTTTAAAGGAGACAAGGTTCGAAGATTGCAAGCCTGCGACTACACCTTTAGACTATACAGTGAAGCTGTCCAGAGAAAAGGAAAAACTATTGAAGGATCACTCGGGTTATAGAAAGCTAGTTGGGAGGTTGTTGTACTTAGTCAACACCAGACCAGATATCAGCCATGCAGTGAGAAAACTCAGTCAATTTTTGGACTGTCCAACCACCCAACATATGCAGGCAGCACATCATGTGCTCAAGTACCTGAAGGGAGCACCGGCAATAGGATTGTTCTTCACTTCAGAGGTAAATTACAATCTGACTGGATTCTCAGATTCAGACTAG
- the LOC107628074 gene encoding F-box protein At5g07610-like: protein MHSVVEDKDLLTEILLRLAVKDLLRYKCVCKKWLSLISEPQFCNRHTLGLCRNHKLYASGMLLQETEDCLIFKKARITPFSNNSNNRFTYLHLHNEFDGLLYYRILQSCNGLLLWDSAPIQWPSPPYDVETKKFLQGCSYFYISNPSTGHCVRIDQFSYEFHPNFSNPVLVFEPWKSPHYKIIFFAKVVELATNKMKMNVYSSNTGSWSKVDVLTFPNDIWYFYKNGVYCNGAIHWYDVVNDRSKVYFDIDGLCFKNYFPALPIPPVPPYYKQLAELYLGNSGENLYMIV from the coding sequence ATGCATAGTGTGGTGGAAGACAAGGATTTGTTAACGGAAATCCTTCTCCGGTTGGCGGTTAAAGACTTGCTCCGATACAAATGCGTGTGCAAAAAATGGTTGTCTCTGATATCCGAGCCCCAGTTTTGTAATCGGCACACCCTTGGACTATGCCGCAATCACAAACTTTATGCATCTGGAATGTTGCTCCAAGAAACAGAGGATTGCCTCATCTTTAAGAAGGCTCGCATAACCCCATTCAGCAATAACAGCAACAACAGGTTCACCTACCTCCATCTTCATAATGAGTTCGATGGACTACTTTACTATCGTATTCTTCAATCATGCAATGGTCTACTACTCTGGGATAGTGCTCCAATACAATGGCCTTCACCACCCTACGATGtggaaactaagaaatttctccAAGGATGCAGTTATTTTTATATAAGCAATCCATCAACCGGTCATTGTGTTCGTATAGACCAATTTAGCTATGAATTTCATCCAAATTTTTCTAATCCAGTTCTTGTCTTTGAACCTTGGAAATCTCCTCACTATAAAATTATCTTTTTCGCTAAAGTCGTAGAACTCGCGACCAATAAAATGAAGATGAATGTTTATTCATCAAACACGGGTTCTTGGAGCAAAGTTGATGTTCTTACTTTTCCAAATGATATTTGGTACTTCTATAAGAATGGTGTTTATTGCAATGGTGCTATACATTGGTACGATGTTGTTAATGATCGAAGTAAAGTGTATTTCGATATTGATGGGCTTtgctttaaaaattattttccaGCATTACCAATACCACCAGTACCACCTTATTATAAGCAGCTTGCGGAGTTGTATTTAGGAAATAGTGGAGAGAATCTATACATGATTGTGTAA